A single Blattabacterium sp. (Mastotermes darwiniensis) str. MADAR DNA region contains:
- the rplL gene encoding 50S ribosomal protein L7/L12: protein MIEKLAEQLVNLTIKQVNELASFLKKEYGIEPTNPLLVSSVASSDKEKYSEKKEEEKNIFDLILKSSGNSKLAVVKLVKEITGKGLKESKELVDNIPNVLKESVGKKEAEDLKRRLEEIGAEVELK from the coding sequence ATGATAGAAAAGTTAGCAGAACAATTGGTTAATCTTACTATTAAACAAGTTAATGAATTAGCTTCTTTTTTAAAAAAAGAGTATGGGATTGAACCTACTAATCCTCTTTTAGTTTCATCAGTAGCATCTTCTGATAAAGAAAAATATTCCGAAAAAAAAGAAGAAGAAAAGAATATTTTTGATTTAATTTTAAAATCATCAGGGAATTCTAAATTAGCTGTTGTAAAATTAGTTAAAGAAATTACTGGAAAAGGACTTAAAGAGTCCAAAGAATTGGTGGATAATATTCCAAATGTGCTCAAAGAATCTGTTGGAAAAAAAGAAGCAGAAGACTTAAAAAGGAGACTTGAGGAAATAGGAGCTGAAGTGGAATTGAAATAA
- the rpoC gene encoding DNA-directed RNA polymerase subunit beta', protein MNRKKNNRFKKITIRLASPESILKESHGEVLKPETINYRTHKPERDGLFCERIFGPVKDYECACGKYKRIRYKGIVCDRCGVEVTEKKVRRERMGHISLVVPVVHIWCFRSSPNKIGYLLGYPSKKLDMIIYYERYVVIQGGIASRKDGTSLQKGDFLTEEEYLSVLQKLPKENQFLEDADPNKFIAKMGADCIEDLLNRLDLDVLSFELRNQAKNETSKQRKTEALKRLQIVESFREGKKNGGNVSWMIIHVLSVIPPELRPLVPLDGGRYAASDMTDLYRRVLIRNNRLKRLIEIKAPEVILRNEKRMLQEAVDSLFDNSRKVSAVKSEANRPLKSLSDSLKGKQGRFRQNLLGKRVDYSARSVIVVGPHLKLHECGLPKDMAAELYKPFVIRKLIERGIVKTVKSSKKIIDKRDPMIWDILENVLKGHPVLLNRAPTLHRLGIQAFQPKLIEGKAIQLHPLVCAAFNADFDGDQMAVHLPLSPGAILEAQILMLASQNILNPANGSPITVPSQDMVLGLYYMTKPLYSSNNRKVKGENLTFYSSEEVEIAYNQNIVELHAVIRVKVSVRKDNNSLSNQLIETTVGRVLFNKVVPKKVGYINESLTKKSLREIIGKILHFTDVPTTAKFLDDIKELGFYNAFKGGLSFGLGDIIIPDDKKDMVDHAIKQVDNVKMNYNMGLITNNERYNQVIDVWTNTNSMLTEKVMKHMREDKQGFNPVYMMLDSGARGSKEQIRQLSGMRGLMAKPQKAGSSSGEIIENPILSNFREGLSILEYFISTHGARKGLADTALKTADAGYLTRRLVDAAQDVIIKMEDCKTLRGLKIYSLKKNEEIVETLFDRILGRISLNDVCHPENNQVIVSSGEIIDEKIAYTIEKSGIEFVEVRSPLTCESKMGICSKCYGRNLSTGKIVQKGEAVGVIAAQSIGEPGTQLTLRTFHVGGTAGNITESSQIQAKYDGIIEFEDLKVVQIKNDYGKKVDVVVSRSAEMKLFNQNKSSILMVHNIPYGSTLYVKSGDKLKEGDKICKWDLYNAVIVAEYSGRISYQHLEQGITYQVEIDEQTGFKEKVITEVRNKNLIPTLKIIDDNDEELKVYNLPVGAHLMVEDKEEIEVGKILVKVPRKSAKSGDITGGLPRLSELFEARNPSNPAVVSEMDGIVSHGKIKRGNREIIVESKTGEIRKYLVKLSNQILVQENDYVKAGMPLSDGAVTPNDILNIQGARAVQEYLVKEIQEVYRLQGVKINDKHFEVIVLQMMRKVEVLEVGDTRFLEGNIEYKDDFIEENDRISRMKVVEDPGDSEIFQFGDLISCRDFRNENAVLKYKKKKLIKTRNAIPATARPILQGITRAALQTKSFISAASFQETTKVLSEAAISSKTDNLYGLKENVIVGHKIPAGTGLIEYENTISEIF, encoded by the coding sequence ATGAATAGAAAAAAAAATAATAGATTTAAAAAAATTACAATTCGGTTGGCATCTCCAGAATCTATATTAAAAGAATCTCATGGAGAAGTTTTAAAACCAGAAACAATCAATTACAGAACTCATAAACCTGAGAGAGATGGTCTTTTTTGTGAACGTATTTTTGGTCCAGTCAAAGATTATGAATGTGCTTGTGGAAAATATAAAAGAATTCGTTACAAAGGAATTGTTTGTGATAGATGTGGAGTTGAAGTTACTGAGAAAAAAGTGAGGAGGGAACGTATGGGACATATTAGTCTTGTTGTTCCTGTAGTTCATATTTGGTGTTTTCGTTCTTCCCCTAACAAAATAGGCTATTTATTAGGTTACCCATCTAAAAAGCTGGATATGATCATTTATTATGAACGGTATGTGGTAATACAAGGTGGGATAGCATCTCGTAAAGATGGAACTAGTTTACAAAAAGGAGATTTTCTTACAGAAGAAGAATATTTATCTGTTTTACAAAAACTTCCAAAAGAAAATCAGTTTTTAGAGGATGCAGATCCAAATAAATTTATAGCTAAAATGGGAGCAGATTGTATAGAGGATCTTTTAAATCGTCTAGATTTAGATGTTTTATCTTTTGAATTAAGAAATCAAGCTAAAAATGAAACGTCAAAACAAAGAAAAACTGAAGCATTAAAACGCTTACAAATAGTAGAATCATTTAGAGAAGGTAAAAAAAATGGAGGAAATGTTTCTTGGATGATTATTCATGTTTTATCTGTTATTCCTCCTGAATTACGTCCTTTGGTCCCTTTGGATGGAGGTCGTTATGCAGCTTCTGATATGACAGATTTGTATCGTCGTGTTCTTATAAGGAATAATCGTTTGAAACGACTTATAGAGATTAAAGCTCCTGAAGTGATTCTTAGAAATGAAAAGAGAATGCTTCAAGAAGCTGTAGATTCTCTTTTTGATAATTCAAGAAAAGTTTCTGCAGTAAAGTCTGAAGCTAATCGTCCTTTAAAATCTTTATCGGATTCTTTAAAAGGAAAACAAGGTCGTTTTAGACAGAATCTTCTTGGAAAAAGAGTAGATTATTCTGCTCGTTCAGTTATTGTAGTAGGGCCTCATTTAAAATTGCATGAATGTGGACTTCCTAAAGATATGGCTGCAGAGCTTTATAAACCTTTTGTTATAAGAAAATTGATTGAAAGAGGAATAGTAAAAACTGTAAAATCTTCTAAAAAAATTATTGATAAAAGAGATCCCATGATATGGGATATTTTGGAAAATGTATTGAAAGGTCATCCTGTATTGTTGAATAGAGCTCCTACCTTACATAGATTGGGTATTCAAGCTTTTCAACCTAAATTAATAGAAGGAAAAGCTATTCAATTACATCCTTTAGTTTGTGCAGCTTTTAATGCAGATTTTGATGGAGATCAAATGGCCGTACATTTGCCTTTGTCTCCTGGAGCTATTTTAGAAGCTCAAATCCTGATGTTGGCTTCTCAAAATATATTGAATCCTGCTAATGGATCCCCTATAACTGTTCCATCTCAAGATATGGTGTTGGGATTGTATTACATGACTAAACCATTATATTCCTCAAATAATAGAAAAGTAAAAGGAGAAAATCTTACTTTTTATTCTTCAGAGGAGGTAGAAATAGCTTACAATCAAAATATAGTAGAATTGCATGCCGTAATTAGAGTAAAAGTATCTGTTCGAAAAGATAATAATTCATTATCTAATCAATTGATAGAAACTACTGTAGGGAGAGTGTTATTTAATAAAGTTGTTCCTAAAAAAGTAGGATATATTAACGAATCTCTTACGAAAAAATCTTTAAGAGAGATTATAGGAAAAATTTTACATTTTACAGATGTTCCTACTACTGCAAAATTTTTAGATGATATTAAAGAATTAGGATTCTATAATGCATTTAAAGGAGGTCTTTCTTTTGGATTAGGGGATATTATTATACCGGATGATAAAAAGGATATGGTTGATCATGCTATCAAGCAAGTTGATAATGTAAAAATGAATTATAATATGGGTTTAATAACCAATAATGAACGTTACAATCAAGTTATTGATGTATGGACCAACACAAATTCTATGCTCACAGAAAAAGTAATGAAACATATGCGTGAGGATAAACAGGGTTTTAATCCTGTGTACATGATGTTGGATTCAGGAGCTAGAGGATCTAAGGAACAAATTCGTCAACTTTCTGGAATGCGGGGTTTGATGGCTAAACCTCAAAAAGCAGGATCTTCTAGTGGAGAGATTATAGAAAATCCGATTTTATCAAACTTTAGAGAAGGACTTTCTATTTTAGAATATTTTATATCTACTCATGGAGCTCGCAAAGGATTAGCAGATACAGCTCTAAAAACTGCAGATGCAGGATATCTTACACGACGTTTAGTCGATGCAGCACAGGATGTGATTATCAAAATGGAGGATTGTAAAACTTTGCGTGGTTTAAAAATTTATTCCTTAAAAAAAAATGAAGAAATAGTTGAGACGTTATTCGATAGAATTTTAGGACGTATATCTTTAAACGATGTTTGTCATCCTGAAAATAATCAAGTAATAGTTTCTTCTGGAGAAATAATTGACGAAAAAATTGCGTATACAATTGAGAAGTCTGGGATAGAATTTGTGGAGGTTCGTTCTCCTCTCACTTGTGAATCTAAAATGGGTATTTGTTCTAAATGTTATGGAAGAAATCTATCTACAGGAAAAATAGTTCAAAAAGGAGAAGCTGTAGGAGTTATTGCTGCTCAGTCTATTGGAGAACCTGGAACTCAATTAACTCTTAGAACTTTTCATGTTGGGGGAACAGCTGGAAATATTACAGAATCTTCACAAATACAAGCAAAATATGATGGAATTATAGAGTTTGAAGACTTGAAAGTTGTACAAATAAAAAATGATTATGGAAAAAAAGTAGATGTTGTAGTCTCTCGTTCTGCAGAAATGAAACTTTTTAATCAAAATAAATCATCTATTTTAATGGTTCATAATATTCCTTATGGATCTACTTTATATGTTAAATCTGGTGATAAATTAAAAGAAGGAGATAAGATATGTAAATGGGATTTGTATAATGCTGTTATTGTAGCAGAATATAGTGGAAGAATATCTTATCAACATTTAGAACAAGGAATTACCTATCAAGTAGAAATAGATGAACAAACTGGATTTAAAGAAAAAGTTATTACAGAAGTAAGGAATAAGAATTTGATACCAACATTAAAAATCATTGATGATAATGATGAAGAACTGAAAGTCTATAATTTACCGGTAGGTGCTCATTTAATGGTAGAGGATAAAGAAGAAATAGAAGTAGGAAAAATTTTGGTGAAAGTTCCTAGGAAATCTGCTAAATCTGGAGATATTACAGGTGGATTGCCTCGTTTGTCTGAATTATTCGAAGCTCGTAATCCTTCTAATCCAGCTGTAGTATCAGAAATGGATGGAATAGTAAGTCATGGAAAAATAAAAAGAGGGAATAGAGAAATTATTGTTGAGTCTAAAACAGGAGAAATTAGAAAATATCTCGTTAAACTTTCTAATCAGATTCTTGTTCAAGAGAATGATTATGTAAAGGCAGGAATGCCTTTATCAGATGGGGCTGTTACTCCAAATGATATTTTAAATATCCAAGGAGCTAGAGCAGTTCAAGAATATTTAGTTAAAGAAATACAAGAAGTATATCGTTTGCAGGGAGTAAAAATCAATGATAAACATTTTGAGGTAATTGTTTTACAAATGATGCGAAAGGTAGAAGTTCTAGAAGTCGGAGATACCAGATTTTTAGAAGGAAATATTGAATATAAAGATGATTTTATAGAAGAAAATGATAGAATATCTAGAATGAAAGTGGTTGAAGATCCTGGAGATTCTGAAATATTTCAATTTGGAGATCTGATTAGTTGTAGAGATTTTAGAAATGAAAATGCAGTTTTAAAATATAAAAAGAAGAAACTGATAAAAACTAGAAATGCGATTCCAGCAACGGCAAGACCTATATTACAGGGAATTACAAGAGCAGCTTTACAAACTAAATCTTTTATATCTGCAGCTTCTTTTCAAGAAACTACAAAAGTTTTAAGTGAAGCAGCTATTAGTAGTAAAACCGATAATTTATATGGATTAAAAGAAAATGTTATTGTAGGTCATAAAATTCCTGCAGGAACTGGTTTAATAGAATATGAAAATACTATATCAGAAATTTTCTGA
- the rplK gene encoding 50S ribosomal protein L11, translating to MDKKVVKRIKIQNIIGGKANPSPPIGPILGSSGVNIMEFCKQYNLRTKEEWNGKICPVILTIYEDKSFDFVIKKPPVSIQLLNAIQLEKGSKEPNRSKIGKISLNKIKIIAENKMEDLNCFSIEAAISMVSGTARSMGIEIYK from the coding sequence ATGGATAAAAAAGTAGTAAAAAGAATAAAAATCCAAAATATAATTGGAGGAAAAGCAAATCCTTCTCCTCCTATTGGTCCTATTTTAGGAAGTTCTGGAGTGAATATAATGGAATTCTGTAAACAGTACAATTTACGAACTAAAGAAGAATGGAATGGAAAAATATGTCCAGTGATCCTTACTATATATGAAGATAAATCTTTTGATTTTGTAATTAAGAAACCTCCAGTATCTATTCAGTTACTTAATGCAATACAATTAGAGAAAGGATCTAAGGAACCAAATCGTTCTAAAATTGGAAAAATAAGTTTGAATAAAATCAAAATAATTGCGGAAAATAAAATGGAAGATTTGAATTGTTTCTCAATTGAAGCTGCTATATCCATGGTATCTGGAACAGCACGTTCTATGGGGATAGAAATTTATAAATAA
- the rplA gene encoding 50S ribosomal protein L1, giving the protein MSIRLTKNRKIILAKIDNKRKYSLEEASSLVKEISFVKFDASVDVSVRLRIDPHISSSSNQMGRETVRLPHGTGKNIRILALVTKDKELESKEAGANYVGLDDYIEKIKSGWMEIDVIITMPLIMNKLVSIGKILGPKGLMPNPRLDTVSTNPGKSIKEIKSGKISFKVDRFGIIHTSIGRVSFSPKCLSDNLTTLMKKIIRVIRSKSYYYKGIKSIYLSTTMSNSISLDVKSFVKE; this is encoded by the coding sequence TTGTCAATAAGATTAACTAAAAATAGAAAAATAATTCTAGCAAAAATAGATAATAAGAGAAAATATTCTTTAGAAGAAGCTTCTTCTCTTGTTAAAGAAATATCTTTTGTTAAATTTGATGCATCTGTGGATGTTTCTGTTCGTTTAAGAATAGATCCACATATTTCCTCCTCATCAAATCAAATGGGACGAGAAACTGTTCGATTACCACATGGAACAGGAAAAAATATTCGTATTTTAGCTTTAGTTACTAAAGATAAAGAATTAGAATCTAAAGAAGCTGGGGCAAATTATGTAGGATTAGATGATTACATAGAAAAGATTAAATCTGGATGGATGGAAATAGATGTTATAATTACTATGCCATTAATTATGAATAAATTGGTATCCATAGGAAAGATATTAGGACCAAAAGGATTAATGCCGAATCCTAGATTGGACACAGTATCTACTAATCCAGGAAAATCCATTAAAGAAATTAAATCTGGTAAAATATCGTTTAAGGTAGATCGTTTTGGAATTATTCATACTTCTATTGGAAGGGTTTCTTTTTCTCCAAAATGTTTATCGGATAATTTAACGACTTTGATGAAAAAAATTATTCGTGTTATCCGTAGTAAATCCTATTATTATAAAGGAATAAAAAGTATTTATCTATCTACTACCATGAGTAATAGTATATCTTTGGATGTTAAAAGTTTTGTAAAAGAATGA
- the rplJ gene encoding 50S ribosomal protein L10: MKKEKKRKELLELISLLSDNNNATIYLIDISDLNSNQVSILRKNFHEYNVKMKVVKNTLLRKALGKICNKKFNTFFPILNGNTSILFSTLGSTPSRVIKDFHYKEKIEKPYLKGAYVEDCFYFGNKDLDLLLNIKSKKDLIIDILNILRNPIENILFYLKLGEHKIHNILGILSLGKNKKKK, from the coding sequence ATGAAGAAAGAAAAAAAAAGAAAAGAACTATTAGAATTAATTTCTTTATTATCGGATAATAATAATGCTACTATATATTTAATTGATATATCTGATTTAAATTCTAATCAAGTTTCTATTCTTAGAAAAAATTTTCATGAATATAATGTTAAAATGAAAGTAGTAAAAAATACTTTACTGAGAAAAGCTTTAGGAAAAATTTGCAATAAAAAATTCAATACTTTTTTTCCTATATTAAATGGGAATACCTCTATTTTATTTTCTACTTTAGGAAGTACTCCATCAAGAGTTATAAAAGATTTTCATTATAAAGAGAAAATAGAAAAACCTTATTTGAAAGGAGCATATGTGGAAGACTGTTTTTATTTTGGAAATAAAGATTTGGATCTATTGCTTAATATTAAGTCTAAAAAAGATCTTATAATTGATATTTTGAATATCCTTCGAAATCCAATTGAAAATATCCTTTTTTATTTAAAATTAGGAGAACATAAAATACATAATATTCTAGGAATATTGTCTTTAGGTAAAAATAAAAAAAAGAAATAA
- the rpoB gene encoding DNA-directed RNA polymerase subunit beta: protein MNTEKESERITFASVKEKVEYPDFLDIQIKSFKEFFQIDTKPEERKNEGLFKAFTENFPISDARNSFVLEFKGYSIDYPRYSIEECIERGLTYSVPLKAKLKLYCTDPEHEDFETVYQDVYLGNYPYMTPSGSFIFNGSERVIVSQLHRSPGVFFGQSHHANGTKLYSARVIPFKGSWIEFATDINNVMYAYIDRKKKLPMTTLLRAIGYERDKNILEIFDLAEEFEVNEENKKNILNRILAARILNIWHEDSVDEETGEVISIEKNEILIDRDVILKKEHIDLIIQHKIKIIWLHKESGKKKDYSIIYNTLQKDPTNSEKEAVEYIYRQLRNTDPPDEETARGIIDKLFFSDSRYSLGPVGRYRLNKRLGLNIDPNHLVLTKEDIIAIVEHLNALFNSKREVDDIDHLSNRRVRTVGEQLYTQFSIGLSRMSRTIRERMNVRDNEVFMPIDLINSKTLSSVINTFFGTNQLSQFMDQTNPLSEITHKRRLSALGPGGLSRERAGFEVRDVNYSHYGRLCPIETPEGPNIGLISSLSVFAKVNKMGFVETPYRSTKNGKVDFKSKVKYLSAEEEEGKIIAQANAVDRYGNFISDRIIAREDGDFPIVKPEQVDYVDVYPNQIASISASLIPFLEHDDANRALMGSNMMRQAVPLLKPEQPIVGTGLEKVVARDSRILINARSNGIVEYIDARKIIIRYDQTEKESMVSFDSEILVYDLIKFRKTNQNTCINLKPIVKKGMRIVKGQILCEGYATENGELALGRNLRAAFIPCNGYNFEDAVLISEKVVSEDWFTSIHIEEYSLDVRDTKLGMEELTNDIPNVSEEATKNLDENGIIRVGAEVKPGDILIGKITPKGESDPTPEEKLLRAIFGDKAGNVKDASLRAEPSLFGVVIDTKLFTRSIKDKKSRAKDRMQIERLEKEHNKKFSDLRNKLLQKLCTILHGKISKKIFWNNERKIIEKGTKFTLKLLNRISDYSVIDPYNWTDDVETNNLVSEVLHNYEISVNDLNSVLKHKKISITVGDELPSGIVKMAKVYIAKKRKLKVGDKMAGRHGNKGVVARILREEDMPFLEDGSPVDIVLNPLGVPSRMNIGQIYETVLGWAGYKLNTKFATPIFDGASIEKISEYTDKAEIPRFGTTYLFDGGTGERFDQPATVGVIYMLKLGHMVDDKMHARSIGPYSLITQQPLGGKSQFGGQRFGEMEVWALEAFGASNILREILTVKSDDVIGRAKTYEAIVKGDPMPEPNNPESFNVLCYELKGLGLDINLEE, encoded by the coding sequence GTGAATACAGAAAAAGAATCAGAAAGAATTACTTTTGCATCAGTGAAAGAAAAAGTAGAGTATCCTGATTTTTTGGATATTCAAATAAAATCTTTTAAAGAGTTTTTTCAAATTGATACAAAACCGGAAGAAAGAAAAAACGAAGGATTATTTAAAGCTTTTACAGAAAATTTTCCAATTTCTGATGCAAGGAATTCCTTTGTTTTAGAATTTAAAGGATATTCTATAGATTATCCTAGATATTCTATAGAAGAATGTATTGAAAGGGGGTTGACTTATAGTGTTCCTTTAAAGGCAAAATTGAAACTGTATTGTACGGATCCAGAACATGAGGATTTTGAAACTGTATATCAAGATGTTTATTTAGGAAATTATCCCTATATGACTCCTTCTGGATCTTTTATTTTTAATGGATCGGAACGTGTAATTGTTTCTCAATTACATCGTTCTCCTGGTGTCTTTTTTGGACAATCTCATCATGCAAATGGAACAAAATTATATTCTGCAAGAGTTATTCCTTTTAAAGGTTCTTGGATTGAATTTGCTACAGACATTAACAATGTTATGTATGCGTATATTGATAGAAAGAAAAAATTACCAATGACAACTTTATTGCGTGCTATTGGATATGAAAGAGACAAAAATATATTAGAAATATTTGATTTAGCAGAAGAATTTGAAGTTAATGAAGAAAATAAAAAGAATATTTTGAACAGAATTTTAGCTGCTAGAATATTGAATATTTGGCATGAAGATTCTGTGGATGAAGAAACAGGAGAAGTTATATCCATAGAAAAAAATGAAATTCTAATAGATAGAGATGTTATTCTAAAAAAAGAGCATATTGATCTAATTATTCAACATAAGATCAAAATAATTTGGTTGCATAAAGAAAGTGGAAAGAAGAAAGACTATTCTATTATTTATAATACCTTGCAAAAAGATCCTACAAATTCGGAAAAGGAAGCGGTAGAATATATATATAGACAACTTAGGAATACAGATCCACCAGATGAAGAAACAGCTAGAGGAATTATCGATAAGCTATTTTTTTCCGATTCTAGATATAGTTTAGGACCTGTAGGGAGATATCGATTAAATAAACGTCTTGGTTTAAATATTGATCCAAATCACTTAGTGTTGACTAAAGAGGATATTATTGCTATAGTTGAACATTTGAATGCTTTGTTTAATTCTAAAAGAGAGGTAGATGATATAGATCATTTGTCCAATAGACGTGTTAGAACTGTAGGAGAACAACTTTATACTCAATTTAGTATTGGTTTATCCAGGATGTCTAGAACTATTAGAGAACGTATGAATGTTCGAGATAATGAGGTTTTTATGCCAATAGATTTGATTAATTCTAAAACGTTATCTTCCGTTATAAATACTTTTTTTGGAACCAATCAATTATCTCAATTTATGGATCAGACTAATCCATTGTCTGAAATAACACACAAAAGAAGATTATCGGCTTTAGGTCCTGGAGGATTATCTAGGGAAAGAGCGGGGTTTGAAGTAAGAGATGTGAATTATTCTCATTATGGAAGGTTATGCCCTATTGAAACTCCAGAAGGGCCAAATATTGGATTAATTTCTTCTCTTTCTGTTTTTGCAAAGGTAAATAAAATGGGTTTTGTAGAAACTCCTTATAGGTCAACAAAAAATGGAAAAGTAGATTTTAAATCTAAGGTAAAATATTTAAGTGCAGAAGAGGAAGAAGGAAAAATTATCGCACAAGCCAATGCTGTAGATAGATATGGTAATTTTATTTCTGATAGAATTATAGCTCGTGAAGATGGAGATTTTCCAATAGTAAAACCGGAACAAGTAGATTATGTAGATGTTTATCCCAATCAAATAGCCTCCATATCTGCTTCTTTAATTCCTTTTTTGGAACATGATGATGCGAATAGAGCACTTATGGGATCCAATATGATGCGTCAAGCCGTTCCACTATTGAAACCTGAACAACCTATTGTAGGAACAGGATTAGAAAAAGTAGTAGCAAGGGATTCTCGTATTTTAATTAATGCAAGAAGTAATGGAATAGTAGAATACATTGATGCAAGAAAAATAATTATTCGTTATGATCAAACGGAAAAAGAATCTATGGTGAGTTTTGATTCTGAAATTCTGGTTTATGATTTGATCAAATTTAGAAAAACCAATCAAAATACATGTATCAATTTAAAACCTATTGTTAAAAAAGGAATGAGAATAGTAAAAGGACAAATATTGTGTGAAGGATATGCTACTGAAAATGGAGAATTGGCTTTAGGAAGGAATTTAAGAGCTGCTTTTATTCCTTGTAATGGATACAATTTTGAAGATGCAGTACTTATTTCAGAAAAGGTAGTGAGTGAAGATTGGTTTACGTCTATTCATATAGAGGAGTATTCTTTAGATGTCCGTGATACAAAATTAGGAATGGAAGAATTAACCAATGACATTCCCAATGTTAGTGAAGAAGCTACTAAAAATTTGGATGAAAATGGGATTATTCGTGTTGGAGCCGAAGTGAAACCTGGTGATATACTTATTGGAAAAATAACTCCAAAAGGAGAATCTGATCCTACTCCAGAAGAAAAATTATTAAGAGCTATTTTTGGAGATAAAGCAGGAAATGTAAAAGATGCTTCTTTAAGAGCAGAACCTTCCTTATTTGGAGTTGTAATTGATACAAAACTATTTACTAGAAGCATAAAAGATAAAAAATCTAGAGCTAAGGATAGAATGCAGATAGAACGTCTAGAAAAAGAACACAATAAAAAATTTTCGGATTTAAGAAATAAGTTATTACAAAAATTGTGTACTATTTTGCATGGAAAGATTTCTAAAAAAATATTTTGGAATAATGAAAGAAAAATAATAGAGAAAGGAACTAAATTTACCTTAAAATTACTTAATAGAATATCGGATTATTCAGTAATAGATCCATACAATTGGACTGATGATGTAGAAACCAATAATCTTGTATCGGAAGTATTACACAATTATGAGATTTCGGTTAATGATTTAAATAGTGTTTTGAAACATAAAAAAATTTCTATTACGGTTGGAGATGAATTACCTTCCGGTATTGTAAAAATGGCTAAAGTTTATATTGCAAAAAAAAGAAAGTTAAAAGTAGGAGATAAAATGGCTGGTAGGCATGGAAATAAAGGAGTAGTAGCGCGTATCCTTCGTGAAGAAGATATGCCATTTTTAGAAGATGGAAGTCCCGTAGATATTGTTTTAAATCCATTAGGAGTTCCGTCTAGGATGAATATTGGACAGATATATGAAACAGTATTAGGTTGGGCGGGATATAAGTTAAATACTAAATTTGCTACACCTATATTTGATGGAGCTAGCATAGAAAAAATATCGGAATATACGGATAAAGCTGAAATTCCTCGTTTTGGAACAACCTATTTGTTTGATGGAGGAACTGGAGAGAGATTTGATCAACCTGCAACAGTAGGAGTCATATATATGTTAAAGCTTGGTCATATGGTAGATGATAAAATGCATGCTCGTTCTATAGGTCCTTATTCTCTTATTACTCAACAACCTTTAGGAGGGAAATCTCAATTCGGAGGTCAACGTTTTGGAGAAATGGAAGTTTGGGCTTTAGAAGCTTTTGGAGCTTCCAATATATTACGTGAAATATTAACGGTGAAATCAGATGATGTTATAGGAAGGGCTAAAACTTATGAAGCAATAGTTAAAGGAGATCCTATGCCAGAACCAAATAATCCAGAATCTTTTAATGTTTTATGTTATGAATTGAAAGGATTAGGTTTGGATATTAATTTAGAAGAGTAA
- the secE gene encoding preprotein translocase subunit SecE, producing MKKNNFFFEIYDEFFYCITWPKWVDLQITTLIVSFFSIFLSMFLYGVDGLFIFFIKKLFSL from the coding sequence ATGAAAAAAAATAATTTTTTTTTTGAGATTTATGATGAATTTTTTTATTGCATTACATGGCCTAAGTGGGTAGATTTGCAAATTACTACACTAATAGTGTCGTTTTTTTCTATATTTCTATCTATGTTTTTATATGGTGTAGATGGTTTGTTTATTTTTTTTATTAAAAAATTGTTTTCCTTATAA
- the nusG gene encoding transcription termination/antitermination protein NusG — protein sequence MSDLESLERKWYVLKTISGQENKIKSYIENEIRNNGFQEHIGKVLVPIEKVIQMRKGKKIHREKVYYPGYVMIEANLEGEAVHAIKNVPGVINFLSEGKGGSAIPMRKEEVNKMLGKIDQLSESYENISIPFVIGETIKVIDGPFNGFNGTIEKINEEKRKLELSVLIFGRRTPLELNFTQIEKI from the coding sequence ATGAGTGATTTAGAAAGTTTAGAAAGAAAATGGTATGTTCTAAAAACCATTAGTGGTCAAGAAAATAAGATAAAATCATATATTGAGAATGAAATTAGAAATAATGGATTTCAAGAACATATAGGAAAGGTTTTGGTTCCCATTGAAAAAGTTATACAAATGAGAAAGGGAAAAAAAATTCATAGGGAAAAAGTTTATTATCCTGGATATGTGATGATAGAAGCTAATCTGGAAGGAGAAGCTGTACACGCCATTAAAAATGTTCCCGGTGTTATTAATTTTTTAAGTGAAGGAAAAGGTGGTTCCGCTATTCCAATGAGAAAAGAAGAAGTGAATAAGATGTTGGGGAAAATAGATCAATTATCAGAAAGCTATGAAAATATAAGTATTCCTTTTGTAATTGGGGAAACGATCAAGGTTATAGATGGTCCTTTTAATGGATTCAATGGAACTATAGAGAAAATTAATGAAGAAAAAAGAAAACTAGAATTATCAGTTTTAATTTTTGGGAGGAGGACTCCATTAGAATTGAATTTTACACAAATAGAAAAGATTTAA